From Streptomyces zhihengii, the proteins below share one genomic window:
- the lipA gene encoding lipoyl synthase, which produces MSAVAPDGRKMLRLEVRNSQTPIERKPEWIKTRAKMGPEYNQLQKLVKSEGLHTVCQEAGCPNIFECWEDREATFLIGGDQCTRRCDFCQIDTGKPEALDRDEPRRVGESVVTMDLNYATITGVARDDLEDGGAWLYAETVRQIHAMTAERESGHTKVELLIPDFNAVPEQLAEVFSSRPEVLAHNVETVPRIFKRIRPGFRYERSLEVITRAREAGLVTKSNLILGMGETREEVSEALQHLHDAGCELITITQYLRPSVRHHPVERWVKPQEFVELKEEADEIGFSGVMSGPLVRSSYRAGRLFQQAMERRNRAAA; this is translated from the coding sequence GTGTCCGCAGTCGCACCCGACGGACGCAAGATGCTGCGCCTGGAGGTCCGCAACAGCCAGACCCCCATCGAGCGCAAGCCCGAGTGGATCAAGACCCGGGCGAAGATGGGCCCCGAGTACAACCAGCTGCAGAAACTGGTCAAGAGCGAGGGCCTGCACACGGTCTGCCAGGAGGCGGGCTGTCCCAACATCTTCGAGTGCTGGGAAGACCGCGAGGCCACCTTCCTGATCGGCGGCGACCAGTGCACCCGGCGCTGCGACTTCTGCCAGATCGACACGGGCAAGCCGGAGGCGCTGGACCGTGACGAGCCCCGCCGCGTCGGCGAGTCCGTGGTCACCATGGACCTGAACTACGCCACGATCACCGGCGTCGCCCGCGACGACCTGGAGGACGGCGGCGCCTGGCTGTACGCGGAGACCGTGCGGCAGATCCACGCCATGACGGCGGAGCGGGAGAGCGGCCACACCAAGGTCGAGCTGCTGATCCCCGACTTCAACGCGGTGCCCGAGCAGCTCGCCGAGGTCTTCTCCTCGCGGCCGGAGGTGCTGGCGCACAACGTGGAGACCGTGCCGCGGATCTTCAAGCGGATCCGCCCCGGCTTCCGCTACGAGCGCTCGCTGGAGGTCATCACCCGTGCCCGTGAGGCCGGCCTGGTGACCAAGTCGAACCTGATCCTCGGCATGGGCGAGACCCGCGAGGAGGTCAGCGAGGCGCTGCAGCACCTGCACGACGCCGGCTGCGAGCTGATCACGATCACCCAGTACCTGCGCCCGTCCGTGCGCCACCACCCGGTGGAGCGCTGGGTGAAGCCGCAGGAGTTCGTGGAGCTGAAGGAGGAGGCCGACGAGATCGGCTTCTCCGGCGTGATGTCGGGCCCGCTGGTGCGGTCCTCGTACCGGGCGGGGCGCCTCTTCCAGCAGGCGATGGAGCGGCGGAACCGAGCCGCAGCGTAG
- the lipB gene encoding lipoyl(octanoyl) transferase LipB gives MSELRFVRLGFGEDAVEYQEAWQKQRDVHAARFADEIPDTCLLLEHPPVYTAGRRTEDSERPLDGTPVVDVDRGGKITWHGPGQLVGYPILKLPRPVDVIAHVRRLEDALILTCADFGVATSRVEGRSGVWVLGDPVEERPALGGLSLDFDPRLHDDEFDPRLNGPEYAPSNAGQRREDRKLAAIGIRIAKGVSMHGFALNVNPDNTWFDRIVPCGIRDAGVASLAGELGRDVTIGEVLPVLEGHLRDVLENADPRPRAVERATA, from the coding sequence GTGAGTGAGCTGCGGTTCGTCCGACTGGGGTTCGGCGAGGACGCCGTCGAGTACCAGGAGGCATGGCAGAAGCAGCGCGACGTCCACGCCGCCCGCTTCGCGGACGAGATCCCGGACACCTGTCTGCTGCTGGAACACCCTCCCGTCTACACGGCGGGACGGCGCACCGAGGACAGCGAGCGCCCCCTCGACGGCACCCCCGTCGTGGACGTGGACCGGGGCGGCAAGATCACCTGGCACGGTCCCGGCCAGCTCGTGGGGTACCCGATCCTGAAGCTGCCGCGTCCGGTGGACGTGATCGCCCATGTGCGGCGGCTGGAGGACGCGCTCATCCTCACCTGCGCCGACTTCGGGGTGGCGACCTCGCGGGTCGAGGGCCGCAGCGGTGTGTGGGTGCTGGGCGACCCGGTGGAGGAGCGTCCGGCCCTCGGCGGGCTGTCGCTCGACTTCGACCCCCGGCTGCACGACGACGAGTTCGACCCGCGGCTGAACGGCCCGGAGTACGCGCCGTCCAACGCCGGCCAGCGCCGCGAGGACCGCAAGCTCGCCGCGATCGGCATCCGCATCGCCAAGGGCGTCTCGATGCACGGCTTCGCGCTGAACGTGAACCCGGACAACACCTGGTTCGACAGGATCGTGCCCTGCGGCATCCGTGACGCGGGGGTCGCCTCGCTCGCCGGCGAGCTGGGGCGCGACGTGACCATCGGCGAGGTGCTGCCCGTCCTGGAGGGACATCTGCGCGACGTCCTGGAGAACGCGGACCCGCGGCCCCGCGCCGTCGAGCGGGCGACCGCCTGA
- a CDS encoding regulator: MTERAAQRTPNRQLAALIAEAGFSHAGLARRVDQLGLEHGLDLRYDKTSVTRWLRGQQPRGTTPALIAEVFTRRLGRRLSAQDLGLDACAPVYAGLEFAATPEEAVDIVSGLWRKDSGNHAELSKIAFTPAGLVVPSRDWLIGRADERVGRGEAAPAGSGRVPAQGTRISVPRQRSTERGPGQKVSGGDISALRSVGELFRALDHAYGGGHARQALVRYLEHEAEPMLRGTYGETLGRRLFAAAADLTRLAGWTSYDMTAHGLAQRYYVQALRLSQAAGDRAYGSYVLVTMSRQAVYLGHGREAVQLTRVAQQGVGSAAPPQVQSLLHAAEARGHAVLGEARACNGALARAERALDSARPGDDVPHWARGVDEGQLADEIGHCHRDLHQYRSAVQHAERSLHLRPPALARSRLFTRVVLATSRLGLGELEQACALGAEAALQASEMRSARASEYVREFERRLEPYRDAGPVRTYRDRVAALG, encoded by the coding sequence ATGACGGAACGAGCCGCGCAGCGCACGCCGAACCGGCAGCTCGCAGCGCTTATCGCAGAAGCAGGCTTCTCCCATGCCGGGCTCGCCCGCAGAGTCGACCAGCTCGGCCTCGAACACGGTCTCGACCTGCGGTACGACAAGACCTCGGTCACCCGCTGGCTGCGCGGGCAGCAGCCGCGCGGCACGACCCCGGCCCTGATCGCCGAGGTCTTCACCCGCAGACTCGGCCGCCGCCTGTCCGCCCAGGACCTCGGCCTCGACGCCTGCGCCCCCGTCTACGCGGGCCTGGAGTTCGCGGCCACCCCGGAGGAGGCCGTCGACATCGTCAGCGGCCTGTGGCGCAAGGACTCCGGCAACCACGCCGAACTGAGCAAGATCGCCTTCACCCCTGCCGGACTGGTCGTCCCCAGCCGCGACTGGCTGATCGGCCGCGCCGACGAACGGGTCGGCCGCGGCGAGGCGGCACCGGCGGGCTCGGGGCGCGTCCCGGCGCAGGGCACCCGGATCTCCGTGCCCCGCCAGCGGAGCACCGAACGCGGACCGGGCCAGAAGGTCTCCGGCGGCGACATCTCCGCCCTGCGCTCGGTCGGCGAGCTGTTCCGCGCCCTCGACCACGCCTACGGCGGAGGCCACGCCCGGCAGGCCCTCGTCCGCTACCTGGAGCACGAGGCCGAGCCGATGCTGCGCGGCACCTACGGGGAGACGCTGGGCCGACGCCTCTTCGCCGCCGCCGCCGACCTGACCAGACTGGCCGGCTGGACCTCCTACGACATGACGGCCCACGGCCTCGCCCAGCGGTACTACGTCCAGGCGCTCCGGCTGTCGCAGGCCGCGGGCGACCGCGCGTACGGCAGCTACGTCCTCGTCACCATGAGCCGCCAGGCCGTCTACCTCGGGCACGGACGGGAGGCGGTGCAGCTCACCCGGGTCGCCCAGCAGGGGGTCGGCTCCGCCGCGCCGCCGCAGGTCCAGTCCCTGCTGCACGCCGCCGAGGCCCGCGGCCACGCCGTGCTCGGCGAGGCCCGGGCCTGCAACGGCGCACTGGCCCGCGCGGAGCGCGCCCTCGACTCGGCACGGCCGGGCGACGACGTGCCGCACTGGGCCCGCGGGGTCGACGAGGGCCAGCTCGCCGACGAGATCGGGCACTGCCACCGCGACCTCCATCAGTACCGCTCGGCCGTCCAGCACGCGGAGCGCTCCCTGCACCTGCGCCCGCCGGCACTCGCCCGCAGCCGGCTCTTCACCCGTGTCGTCCTCGCCACCTCCCGCCTCGGCCTCGGCGAGCTGGAACAGGCGTGCGCGCTGGGCGCGGAGGCGGCGCTCCAGGCGTCCGAGATGCGCTCGGCGCGGGCGTCCGAGTACGTGCGCGAGTTCGAGCGCCGTCTGGAGCCGTACCGCGACGCAGGCCCCGTCCGCACCTACCGCGACCGCGTCGCGGCCCTCGGCTAG
- a CDS encoding NAD(P)/FAD-dependent oxidoreductase produces the protein MDHADVVVVGAGLAGLAAAHRLTRAGVRVSVLEAAPVVGGTTTTERIDGFRLDRTSALLSSAYPELRRVGALGDLPLRMFSPGVLVHQGGRLQRTGETGSSPFALRGVGGAFTVARALASAPRPRQLDQARLGASLARLAGTPVRRVLARPERTVADVLYGRGLPARTVHGFLRPLLSALLADPELTTSSRCADLVLRGYARGRLCIPAGGADALPLRLAESLPEGTVRTGVRVTDVAVNRVVTEGHGEISCRSVLVATGGRAAAGLLPGLRVPSYRPLTVVHHAAPEAPLTDPALLLDADRGGPVAYTAVMSEVDPLRAPEGRALVSSTVLGAPPEDADRAVRRHLSALYGTPTDDWELLAVHHDPEAVPAMPPPHDPRRPVRLLAGLYVCGAHRDTATVQGALFSGRRAAQSILSDLGIRHDQAAAALSAAA, from the coding sequence ATGGATCACGCGGACGTCGTCGTCGTGGGGGCCGGGCTCGCCGGACTCGCGGCGGCCCATCGACTGACCAGGGCCGGAGTGCGGGTCAGCGTCCTGGAGGCCGCCCCGGTGGTGGGCGGCACAACGACCACCGAGCGGATCGACGGATTCCGGCTCGACCGCACCAGTGCGCTGCTCAGCAGCGCCTATCCGGAGCTCCGCCGGGTCGGGGCCCTCGGAGACCTCCCGCTGAGGATGTTCTCGCCCGGGGTGCTCGTGCACCAGGGCGGGCGGTTGCAGCGGACCGGCGAGACCGGGAGCTCGCCCTTCGCCCTGCGTGGCGTGGGGGGAGCGTTCACCGTCGCGCGCGCCCTCGCGAGCGCCCCCCGGCCGCGCCAGCTCGACCAGGCCCGGCTGGGCGCGTCCCTGGCGCGCCTGGCGGGCACGCCGGTGCGCCGCGTGCTCGCCCGGCCCGAACGCACCGTCGCCGACGTGCTGTACGGCCGCGGCCTGCCCGCCAGGACGGTGCACGGCTTTCTCCGTCCCCTGCTGTCGGCGCTCCTCGCGGACCCGGAGCTGACGACGTCCAGCCGCTGCGCCGATCTGGTGCTGCGCGGGTACGCCCGGGGCCGGCTGTGCATCCCGGCGGGCGGCGCCGACGCGCTGCCGCTGCGACTCGCCGAGAGCCTCCCGGAGGGCACCGTGCGGACGGGCGTCAGGGTCACGGACGTGGCGGTGAACCGCGTCGTGACCGAGGGGCACGGCGAGATCTCCTGCCGGTCCGTGCTGGTGGCCACGGGCGGCCGGGCGGCTGCCGGGCTGCTGCCGGGGCTGCGGGTGCCGTCGTACCGGCCGCTGACCGTGGTGCACCACGCGGCGCCCGAGGCACCGCTGACCGACCCGGCCCTGCTGCTCGACGCGGACCGGGGCGGGCCGGTCGCCTACACGGCGGTGATGAGCGAGGTCGACCCGCTGCGCGCCCCCGAGGGCCGGGCGCTGGTCTCGTCGACCGTGCTGGGCGCCCCGCCCGAGGACGCCGACCGCGCGGTGCGGCGGCACCTGTCGGCGCTCTACGGGACACCGACGGACGACTGGGAGCTGCTGGCCGTCCACCACGACCCCGAGGCCGTCCCGGCGATGCCGCCGCCGCACGACCCGCGCCGCCCGGTGCGGCTGCTGGCCGGCCTGTACGTGTGCGGCGCCCACCGGGACACCGCGACCGTGCAGGGCGCCCTGTTCTCCGGCCGCCGTGCGGCGCAGTCGATCCTGTCCGACCTCGGGATCCGGCACGACCAGGCGGCCGCCGCGCTGTCGGCCGCCGCCTGA
- a CDS encoding TIGR01777 family oxidoreductase, with translation METSRIAVTGASGLIGRALVRSLRADGHEVVRLVRGTPRAADEVAWDPRRSHVDTAGLVGCDGVVHLAGAGVGDRRWTDAYRKEIRDSRVLGTAAVAEALASLDTPPRVLVSGSAVGYYGETGDRAVDEDAPPGDGFLPEVCVEWEAAAAPAQEAGVRTVFARTGLVVSRDGGAWGRMFPLFRAGLGGRLGSGRQYWSFISLHDEVAALRHALDTPSLSGPVNLTAPEPVTNREVTEAMGRALGRPTVFAVPEQALRLALGGMASDVLSSQRALPVRLLESGFTFAFPRVEDAIAAALR, from the coding sequence ATGGAGACCTCTCGTATCGCCGTCACCGGCGCCTCCGGGCTCATCGGCAGGGCACTCGTGCGCTCTCTGCGCGCCGACGGTCATGAGGTGGTGCGCCTGGTGCGCGGCACCCCGCGCGCCGCCGACGAGGTGGCGTGGGACCCGCGGCGGAGTCACGTCGACACGGCCGGGCTGGTGGGCTGCGACGGGGTCGTGCACCTCGCGGGTGCCGGGGTCGGCGACCGGCGCTGGACGGATGCGTACCGCAAGGAGATCCGGGACAGCCGGGTGCTCGGCACCGCGGCCGTCGCGGAGGCGCTCGCCTCGCTGGACACTCCCCCGCGGGTGCTGGTCAGCGGGAGCGCGGTCGGCTACTACGGGGAGACCGGGGACCGCGCCGTGGACGAGGACGCCCCGCCCGGGGACGGCTTCCTGCCGGAGGTGTGCGTCGAGTGGGAGGCGGCGGCGGCGCCGGCGCAGGAGGCGGGGGTGCGCACCGTCTTCGCCCGCACCGGGCTGGTCGTCTCGCGGGACGGGGGCGCGTGGGGCCGGATGTTCCCGCTGTTCAGGGCGGGGCTCGGCGGGCGGCTGGGCAGCGGCCGGCAGTACTGGAGCTTCATCTCCCTGCACGACGAGGTCGCGGCGCTGCGGCACGCGCTGGACACCCCCTCGCTGTCGGGGCCGGTGAACCTGACCGCGCCGGAGCCGGTGACGAACCGTGAGGTCACGGAGGCGATGGGCCGTGCGCTGGGCCGCCCCACCGTGTTCGCGGTGCCCGAGCAGGCGCTGCGGCTGGCGCTCGGCGGGATGGCCTCGGACGTGCTGAGCAGTCAGCGGGCGCTGCCGGTGCGGCTGTTGGAGTCGGGCTTCACCTTCGCCTTCCCCCGGGTCGAGGACGCGATCGCCGCGGCGCTGCGCTGA
- a CDS encoding GNAT family N-acetyltransferase — translation MTAAHTDPASRTGVPRVRPARLSDDAPLGELDRAAWSPLHAVTPRPVPPYGPFFDEAHRPEDVLVAEDADGTVLGYIRLVAPTPLACNRHVRQIQGLAVGAAARGRGVGRALLRAACDDAVRQGAVRITLRVLGHNTPARALYASEGFAVEGVLPGEFHLDGRFVDDVLMGRSLPR, via the coding sequence ATGACCGCCGCGCACACCGATCCCGCCTCCCGCACCGGCGTCCCGAGGGTCCGCCCCGCCCGCCTGTCCGACGACGCCCCGCTCGGCGAGCTCGACCGCGCCGCCTGGTCGCCGCTGCACGCCGTGACCCCGCGTCCCGTGCCGCCGTACGGTCCCTTCTTCGACGAGGCCCACCGCCCCGAGGACGTGCTGGTCGCCGAGGACGCCGACGGCACGGTCCTCGGCTACATCCGCCTGGTCGCCCCGACCCCGCTCGCCTGCAACCGGCACGTGCGCCAGATACAGGGCCTCGCCGTCGGTGCCGCCGCCCGCGGGCGGGGCGTGGGGCGGGCACTGCTGCGGGCGGCGTGCGACGACGCCGTCCGGCAGGGCGCCGTCCGCATCACCCTGCGCGTCCTCGGCCACAACACCCCGGCCCGCGCGCTCTACGCCTCGGAGGGCTTCGCCGTGGAGGGCGTGCTCCCCGGGGAGTTCCACCTCGACGGCCGCTTCGTGGACGACGTCCTGATGGGCCGCTCGCTCCCGCGCTGA
- a CDS encoding DUF4240 domain-containing protein: protein MDETEFWEIVDSTREAAEGDPDDHADLLVERLLRLDPDAVLDFARHFESRWNRAYTWDLWGAAAVLLGGASDDAFDAFRCWLIGQGREVFEGGVHDPDTLAELLEDFDEDIDGDGEELGYAADEAYERLTGVDAPDLGIPPQAAEPAGTAFDFDDDAALARRFPSLWERFGT from the coding sequence ATGGACGAGACGGAGTTCTGGGAGATCGTCGACAGCACCCGCGAGGCCGCCGAAGGCGACCCCGACGACCACGCCGACCTGCTCGTCGAGCGGCTGCTGCGGCTCGATCCCGACGCCGTGCTGGACTTCGCCCGTCACTTCGAGTCGCGCTGGAACCGCGCGTACACCTGGGACCTGTGGGGAGCGGCCGCCGTGCTGCTCGGGGGTGCGAGCGACGACGCGTTCGACGCGTTCCGCTGCTGGCTGATCGGCCAGGGCCGGGAGGTCTTCGAGGGCGGCGTGCACGACCCGGACACGCTGGCGGAACTGCTGGAGGACTTCGACGAGGACATCGACGGGGACGGCGAGGAGCTGGGGTACGCGGCGGACGAGGCGTACGAGCGGCTGACCGGGGTGGACGCGCCGGATCTCGGCATCCCCCCGCAGGCGGCGGAGCCCGCGGGCACGGCGTTCGACTTCGACGACGACGCCGCGCTGGCACGCCGCTTCCCCAGCCTGTGGGAGCGCTTCGGCACCTGA
- a CDS encoding SDR family oxidoreductase encodes MTTNETSPAGTDRPADTAAPHSARTVSGTATTPGDKPLTGRIALVAGATRGAGRAIAVGLGAAGATVYATGRTTRERVSELGRATETIEETAELVTAAGGEGIAVPTDHLEADRVRALVARIDRDHGRLDILVNDVWGGNPLLDFDTRMWDVDLDRGLRMIDLGTRTHIITSSIALPLLVRNPGGLVVEVTDGTAETNKEFRENFYYDLAKNTPIRMAYLLGEELRHVGGTAVAVTPGFLRSEEMLDGFGLTEETWRDGIEKQKLWDLSESPAYIGRGVAALAADPARDRWNGLSLDSGRLGKEYGVTDADGSRPDVWGFMAAEKAGENPSAADYR; translated from the coding sequence ATGACGACGAACGAGACGTCCCCGGCCGGTACGGACCGCCCGGCGGACACCGCCGCCCCGCACTCCGCCCGGACCGTGTCCGGCACCGCGACGACGCCCGGGGACAAGCCGCTCACCGGCAGGATCGCGCTGGTCGCCGGCGCCACCCGGGGGGCCGGCCGGGCCATCGCCGTCGGCCTCGGCGCCGCCGGGGCGACGGTCTACGCGACCGGCCGCACCACCCGTGAGCGGGTGAGCGAGCTGGGCCGCGCGACGGAGACCATCGAGGAGACCGCGGAGCTGGTGACCGCCGCGGGCGGCGAGGGGATCGCCGTGCCGACCGACCACCTGGAGGCGGACCGGGTCAGGGCCCTGGTCGCCCGGATCGACCGCGACCACGGCCGGCTCGACATCCTGGTCAACGACGTGTGGGGCGGGAACCCGCTGCTCGACTTCGACACCCGGATGTGGGACGTCGACCTCGACCGGGGCCTGCGCATGATCGACCTCGGCACCCGCACCCACATCATCACCAGCAGCATCGCGCTGCCCCTGCTGGTCCGGAACCCGGGCGGCCTGGTCGTCGAGGTCACCGACGGCACGGCCGAGACCAACAAGGAGTTCCGCGAGAACTTCTACTACGACCTCGCCAAGAACACCCCGATCCGCATGGCGTACCTCCTCGGCGAGGAACTGCGGCACGTCGGCGGCACGGCCGTCGCGGTCACCCCCGGCTTCCTCAGGTCCGAGGAGATGCTCGACGGCTTCGGCCTCACCGAGGAGACCTGGCGGGACGGCATCGAGAAGCAGAAGCTCTGGGATCTGTCCGAGTCGCCCGCCTACATCGGCCGGGGCGTCGCCGCCCTCGCCGCCGATCCCGCACGGGACCGCTGGAACGGCCTGTCCCTCGACAGCGGGCGGCTGGGCAAGGAGTACGGCGTCACCGACGCGGACGGCAGCCGGCCCGACGTGTGGGGCTTCATGGCGGCCGAGAAGGCGGGGGAGAACCCGTCCGCCGCCGACTACCGCTGA
- a CDS encoding helix-turn-helix transcriptional regulator yields the protein MRAARLIRMVLLLQARDVMTAAELARELEVSERTVARDALSLSEAGIPVYADRGRTGGYRLIGGYRTRLTGLGRDEAAALFLSGLPGALREMGLQDAASAARLKVSAALIPSLSDASDSAAQRFHLDAPGWYQEPSTPPLLPAVAEAVWGDRRVRAVYRRRDGEVERLLEPYGLVLKAGVWYLCARADGAARVYRIDRFASVEADGEVFERDEDFDLPAFWAERAASFARSLLRSEAVLRVTGAGARRLPHVTDRAAAERSLEAAGPPDAEGRVTLTLPVESPDVAYTQLLSLGPEVEVLGPPELRERFARATAGLRELYG from the coding sequence ATGCGCGCTGCCCGGCTGATCAGGATGGTGCTGCTGCTCCAGGCGCGGGACGTCATGACGGCGGCCGAACTGGCGCGGGAGCTGGAGGTGTCGGAACGGACCGTGGCCCGGGACGCCCTCTCCCTCTCGGAGGCGGGCATCCCGGTCTACGCGGACCGGGGCCGCACCGGCGGCTACCGGCTGATCGGCGGCTACCGCACCCGGCTGACCGGCCTCGGCCGGGACGAGGCGGCGGCGCTGTTCCTCTCCGGACTGCCGGGCGCCCTGCGCGAGATGGGCCTCCAGGACGCGGCGTCGGCGGCGCGGCTCAAGGTCTCGGCGGCCCTGATCCCCTCGCTGAGCGACGCCTCCGACTCCGCGGCCCAGCGCTTCCATCTCGACGCGCCCGGCTGGTACCAGGAGCCGAGCACGCCCCCGCTGCTGCCGGCCGTCGCGGAGGCGGTGTGGGGCGACCGCCGCGTCCGGGCGGTGTACCGGCGCAGGGACGGGGAGGTGGAGCGGCTGCTGGAGCCGTACGGCCTCGTGCTGAAGGCGGGGGTCTGGTACCTGTGCGCCCGCGCCGACGGGGCGGCGCGGGTGTACCGGATCGACCGGTTCGCCTCGGTGGAGGCGGACGGCGAGGTCTTCGAGCGCGACGAGGACTTCGACCTGCCGGCCTTCTGGGCGGAGCGGGCGGCATCGTTCGCCCGCTCGCTGCTGCGCTCCGAGGCGGTCCTCCGGGTCACCGGGGCCGGCGCCCGGCGGCTGCCCCACGTCACGGACCGGGCGGCGGCCGAACGGTCCCTGGAGGCCGCCGGCCCGCCGGACGCGGAGGGGCGGGTGACGCTGACCCTGCCGGTGGAGTCACCGGACGTGGCCTACACCCAACTGCTGTCCCTGGGACCGGAGGTGGAGGTCCTCGGCCCGCCGGAGCTGCGGGAGCGGTTCGCCCGCGCGACGGCGGGACTGCGCGAGCTGTACGGCTGA
- a CDS encoding MerR family transcriptional regulator, producing MFTIGDFARHGRVSARMLRHYDAIGLLRPERTDPFTGYRHYSAAQLARLNRIVALKDLGFTLEQVRRILQDRPGPDELRGMLALRRAELEEAIAAAAARLRQVEARLRSIESEGHMPTQDIMIKNIPPVRVAELSGIAASYQPEHIGPVIGPLYEELYRRLSEAGIAPCGPGVAYYEDAPEGGGAILVHAGCTVPRDTSAGPDFDVVDLPAVERAATIVHRGPMDDVLTTSQSLAQWIDAGGHTSAGYAREVYLECPPDTAKWVTELQEPLA from the coding sequence ATGTTCACCATCGGAGACTTCGCCAGGCACGGCCGCGTGTCGGCCCGGATGCTGCGCCACTACGACGCCATCGGGCTGCTGCGCCCCGAGCGCACCGACCCGTTCACGGGCTACCGCCACTACTCGGCGGCCCAGCTCGCGCGGCTCAACCGCATCGTCGCCCTCAAGGATCTCGGCTTCACGCTGGAGCAGGTGCGCCGGATCCTTCAGGACCGGCCGGGCCCGGACGAGCTGCGGGGGATGCTCGCGCTGCGCCGGGCCGAGCTGGAGGAGGCCATCGCCGCGGCGGCGGCACGGCTGCGGCAGGTCGAGGCGAGGCTCCGGTCCATCGAGAGCGAGGGGCACATGCCCACCCAGGACATCATGATCAAGAACATCCCTCCGGTGCGCGTCGCCGAGCTGTCGGGCATCGCGGCGAGCTACCAGCCGGAACACATCGGCCCGGTGATCGGCCCGCTGTACGAGGAGCTGTACCGCCGGCTGTCCGAGGCCGGGATCGCCCCGTGCGGTCCGGGGGTCGCGTACTACGAGGACGCCCCGGAGGGCGGCGGCGCCATCCTCGTCCACGCGGGCTGCACCGTCCCCCGGGACACCTCCGCAGGGCCGGACTTCGACGTCGTCGACCTGCCGGCCGTGGAGCGCGCGGCGACGATCGTGCACCGCGGCCCGATGGACGACGTGCTGACGACCTCGCAGAGTCTGGCCCAGTGGATCGACGCCGGCGGCCACACCTCCGCCGGGTACGCGCGGGAGGTGTACCTGGAGTGCCCGCCGGACACGGCGAAGTGGGTGACCGAACTCCAGGAGCCGCTCGCCTGA